One region of Wyeomyia smithii strain HCP4-BCI-WySm-NY-G18 chromosome 3, ASM2978416v1, whole genome shotgun sequence genomic DNA includes:
- the LOC129731616 gene encoding protein bark beetle isoform X2 — translation MNRKFVESDINFNSKRPSVTGSVQMLPPKRLCWKNRWKIRYPSVDLLTVLVLVLCGVTICHCQEFGESSLENHPDRDFEHISALSKEIITNHIPTSESGGDDDESRYQFESVPIGDGSAHYTEIAGDVVLGEKVLRAAESPYSLRTDLEIERRARLIIEPGVTIYFAPMVGITVRGSLMALGTSENKIIFTSLPNSGYKDIVSDPREVGARLVDGPSPLAGRLQILTNGKWRSVCTNSKNWTIADYETTCRQMGYKGGRFWNWMDRIQNYEPRLLYEDPKCSGIEAGLFECAWGTRQIGSGVCDYHSDIGIQCLPLFDKVSPHWRGIRFESAESKETLAHNHILYDFISLSELRNVEIIRAGTGRGGSAEAAISVIGIPPILDHVIIDHSSFTGINITKHDAAFVFKDVTVRRSRGFGIFVNSSYGSTLLDGVTISENGADGIRYVGHDLRASERTDRSKVFDFCTLTTTAWQIYPLHLSFEQSQFALSQKQCAQSLTTGLGYVLTFHFVFFEMARNESAVVQIYDGMLENDRLLASWNIRNSTRPQSVTSTREKMFIKFRADPHSQVLAHFRVTAGVKKAYDLNVTQATIVDNGGRGIAIDNLRSQVHVHASTISNNKHAAGLHVTSGAGDVNVTGSKISFNVGDGINITYYGGNRNISRSSVSSNKGYGFAVWLNQTTKDRQEFLEFNQTTTIEYSNIVKNLEISILHGNYCGDSWVNITGNWFNDSTSNAIDIQSCWFDTIENRRLRLQVGHNTFEHLNKIGIVISPILNLEGKIEYNHFLKGKYGALQTRNKPWEEFRHLPVRLVIQHNHFMYNKGIYVVSLGLSPNTDNKTQWLLFTRNFVKGNRIKETFGPLEDEGEGLGGEGRLNPRSRVAAPVVISSNNVDVFRNIISNYESKYEVGSQLSDQSKALNVTYNWLGYQEEERIYERLFHRKDRYDLAKIEYFPYLLHHSNPGTQTIAQYAKFVPFFYKEGSDRIGGEVDGQEILPSGSYTVERDINVRPGGKLILNSGVILNFAPSVGMMVTGKLEARGRKPDDILFTLKREAVMPENDTTEAIMVDPDFAMDIETERITDTESTEPQMPKVPVRLVGGVSDHEGRLQVYVEGRWGTVCDYGWTIINAALVCHQLGLALNPLDWRLQRSEVPGAGTSEDVLLSNVRCTEHDIDITECRAERASRGDFENSCNHENDVGVRCYEGAWAGLRFGVLAERADLQYVTIEKAGLFDYMTNTFKPALQMDFARHNLDSIRVVENLQDGLGVIYSDIFAGSSVNNIKNSEFSANRGNGISIKQLGLKVHGSIIKDNRGSGITHDSVVSAMEQREITSWFNMVPDFNIDDSDYRPNMLPRDSQNIDIDQWQIKHIITLPVNDEPVEKLVTIRCHPGYVIGIQLLNPIENRSTENIWIYDSLAGSSTSDIWQVKRDISVFPLTTSSYGAILHYKSGHNALGGAVLVLRSIQAPVQNIYNRIVRGPVPTLQITATKIQRNFRGFTGTYYNRYLGEKSELYLRKANESIKLVNCELSHNREEAIFINSPFWDVHESNISEITIHVNNSMIRDNGRGIRQFSRDLRSSNNLFHYVLQDTTVESNSFGGLELSLPYVWQYNENFTHSVFLGNDTWVRNRRFGIVIDGHYAAVNISSNIFMDNVCAHGLIGLKGMEKKLRIDNNRIVKNSGKYLVEFRSDSQSEILGEIPAIFAFNHIEGNEKVISTRSEMRNFIRGDRGNAKDPTCVIGFGGVQKVKIYRNVIFNNQQDYDLIAGIKSARLNSFVDVRENWWGSQDEEYIRARIFDFDDWNNHAEAQYRPYLIEDNIYGSESVTISRNRTIDLNNLGGRITEDISIFRREQPYVIKADITIMPGVTMNIYPGVVMEFAPNVGILALGTLIARGTRDGEILMKPIQGASEQMNRVERSMENMVNYDSIRLCTNRNCSGSDQENEKIREGFLEYYNHTTLQWIPICDRRFTERNAQVVCRELGYDPLDVFIGHDRRIEFHTNSLTRIWTWVEPMECHGDELRLEECPERLNGQLYGRRHECQWFSDFVFISCNGEPEERNYWGGVRFANPDFEASLYEHRIHDAVTHSTSKRLESVMEFVRIERAGMLHGEKSPAVQTIAKNPSISFVSIRNSAHHAVNLVSPSDTIHLNFLNIYRALGQGINAISLTGEGRESDESSYSPLKDLDLPYNLFSMIDICDTNKEITLEERVLVYYKYDNNPVNCVKIFKSAYRVKPLGFRLLQSNLFNHSKEYGRRDMIQLMDGDIYNISARVIGVVDADSSNQRKLFKTDEPALSVRLIASGAPSRHGFIAEVVTLPISAIGFNRDAQHNISNSEIQECVGGGVHYVTVGEVSPTLTMERNRFVRNCRQLYGNFSSCEATIRADVQNMQSLYFRNNLVQENQGGLSIRADSRGSATSLRGWIHNNLFVRNRNRPALYVEGRQSSPYQVVTVHNNYITQNEAAFRDVVVLRQVVSNFSFNYVHSNKGGRIVEVSGFDRVRLPIYQTTSHNGFYDNVATDWSGRATIVAGTAGQHYVDNIFANPDNDYEMITVNRTITLDVWKTKIDAKLNYWSYNETLAVGSRIRDRFDDPQLLEVQYLPLHMNNATVLDGKCPPGWTLLIDTCYMYVGAPMSFREARDFCRSDNASLPFIHGDISALWFFLEQQSRYLRSAEKVWIQDPNYIDRCTSFIYRNVEVEECHERHAFLCEIDPKVQIDPLFWKADAVAVAMLTALILVFALLLCICFCWVFKSRYRQTQRLQRRNSIRQSMRSLNSIDPQGSIRRRNYVVSRSTDTLKSGTTGTTDYKKMASNGSIESVDKSVLSSETNYDMYDKHNQAYNNEYTEQLKSQLGYSDGTANGGPDFMQHSNSNSPSRTKVYGLPEYSSQGSTAFELAFRNEGFRDTSTTYSGVTRNNSISTVINEDTPIIHHPGDSDDTGSDFYGNSSTLPIRVKGDNLSFLNELKNRLPEYAPLPPSNGHSSFLPLSPESPVNGSKQSSSTLPYDPKNDRPNFNPPHEYQQPSIQVRPRPTAFEQPPPSSDAREIRRPESYMKAVKKYATPGKERESIIPPPRVDSNGSRRPRTVYEASSEPQQQQQQRSQPPPIPASPPRTSYARSKSEALLETNFDEALPPMPSMLTSDSRSYSQPLETAM, via the exons GGTACTTCGGAGAACAAAATTATCTTCACCTCGTTACCGAACTCGGGCTATAAAGACATCGTATCGGATCCGAGGGAAGTAGGAGCCCGACTGGTTGATGGACCGAGTCCTTTGGCCGGACGATTGCAGATTTTAACCAACGGAAAATGGCGCTCGGTGTGCACGAACTcgaaaaa CTGGACAATTGCTGATTACGAGACTACGTGTCGGCAGATGGGCTATAAAGGAGGTCGCTTTTGGAATTGGATGGATCGGATTCAGAACTACGAGCCGCGGTTGCTGTATGAGGATCCAAAATGTTCTGGAATTGAAGCGGGATTGTTCGAGTGCGCGTGGGGAACGAGGCAGATTGGATCGGGAGTTTGTGATTATCACAGTGATATAGGCATTCAATGTTTGCCCCTTTTCGATAAAGTTTCTCCCCACTGGAGGGGAATTCGGTTCGAGAGTGCTGAAAGCAAGGAGACACTAGCACACAATCATATACTGTATGACTTCATATCTTTGTCTGAGTTGAGGAATGTGGAAATTATTCGAGCTGGCACGGGTAGAGGTGGAAGTGCTGAAGCTGCCATATCGGTAATTGGGATACCGCCCATCCTGGATCACGTGATTATTGATCATTCCTCATTCACGGGAATCAATATCACCAAACACGATGCGGCTTTCGTGTTCAAAGACGTTACCGTACGTAGAAGCAGAGGATTTGGAATATTCGTCAACTCTAGTTATGGTTCTACGCTGCTCGATGGAGTGACGATTAGTGAGAATGGTGCTGATGGAATTCGCTACGTGGGTCACGATTTGCGTGCTAGTGAGCGAACAGACCGCAGTAAAGTGTTCGACTTTTGCACTCTGACGACTACAGCCTGGCAAATCTATCCGCTGCATTTATCCTTTGAACAATCGCAATTTGCGCTATCCCAAAAGCAATGCGCTCAATCTTTAACGACCGGTCTCGGTTATGTGCTCACGTTTCATTTCGTCTTCTTTGAAATGGCTCGGAATGAAAGTGCTGTCGTTCAAATTTATGATGGAATGTTGGAGAATGATCGCTTGCTGGCCTCCTGGAATATTCGAAACTCTACCAGACCGCAAAGTGTGACCAGTACTAGGGAGAAAATGTTTATTAAATTCCGAGCGGATCCACACAGTCAAGTGCTGGCGCATTTTCGCGTGACAGCCGGTGTCAAGAAAGCATATGATCTCAATGTAACGCAAGCCACGATCGTCGACAATGGGGGTCGTGGTATTGCAATAGATAATCTTCGATCGCAGGTTCATGTTCACGCTTCAACGATCTCGAACAATAAACACGCGGCAGGTCTGCATGTCACCAGCGGTGCGGGCGATGTGAATGTGACCGGCTCGAAAATCAGTTTTAATGTTGGCGACGGAATCAACATCACCTACTACGGAGGTAACCGCAACATCTCCCGAAGCTCGGTGAGCTCGAATAAGGGTTACGGATTTGCTGTCTGGTTGAATCAAACCACTAAAGACCGGCAAGAGTTTTTGGAGTTCAACCAAACAACAACAATCGAATACTCAAATATCGTGAAGAATTTGGAAATTTCTATTCTGCACGGTAACTACTGTGGAGATTCATGGGTTAACATAACCGGAAACTGGTTTAACGATAGTACTAGCAATGCAATAGATATCCAATCGTGCTGGTTCGATACGATAGAAAACAGAAGATTGAGACTTCAAGTTGGCCATAACACGTTCGagcatttaaataaaattgggATTGTTATTAGTCCAATTCTAAATCTGGAAGGAAAAATTGAGTACAATCATTTCCTGAAGGGAAAATATGGAGCGCTGCAAACAAGAAACAAACCGTGGGAGGAGTTCAGACATCTTCCAGTGCGCCTGGTTATTCAACACAATCATTTTATGTACAACAAAGGTATCTACGTGGTATCTCTGGGGTTGTCTCCTAACACAGACAACAAAACTCAGTGGTTACTATTCACTAGGAACTTCGTCAAGGGCAATCGAATCAAGGAAACGTTTGGTCCCCTCGAGGATGAAGGGGAAGGTCTGGGTGGTGAAGGTCGCCTGAATCCTAGGTCACGAGTGGCTGCACCAGTGGTGATATCATCCAACAATGTCGACGTTTTTCGTAACATCATCTCAAATTATGAATCAAAGTACGAGGTTGGCTCACAGCTTTCGGATCAAAGTAAAGCTTTGAACGTGACTTACAATTGGCTGGGTTACCAGGAGGAGGAGAGGATTTACGAGCGGCTGTTCCATCGTAAGGATCGATACGATCTTGCCAAAATCGAATACTTCCCGTATCTGCTGCACCATTCTAATCCAGGAACGCAAACAATCGCCCAGTACGCAAAGTTTGTACCGTTCTTCTACAAGGAGGGTAGTGATCGAATCGGTGGAGAAGTTGACGGTCAAgaaattcttccgtccggtagTTACACAGTAGAACGGGACATTAACGTTCGACCCGGTGGCAAACTGATTCTCAACTCGGGTGTTATTCTTAATTTCGCCCCTAGTGTTGGCATGATGGTGACCGGCAAGTTGGAAGCTCGTGGCCGAAAGCCGGATGACATTTTGTTTACATTGAAGCGGGAAGCCGTTATGCCGGAAAATGACACTACAGAGGCCATCATGGTTGATCCCGATTTTGCTATGGACATTGAAACGGAGCGTATTACGGACACTGAATCAACTGAGCCGCAGATGCCAAAGGTTCCCGTGCGATTGGTGGGAGGTGTCAGTGATCATGAGGGTAGACTGCAGGTCTACGTGGAAGGTCGCTGGGGAACGGTATGTGACTATGGATGGACCATTATCAATGCTGCATTAGTATGCCATCAGCTCGGGTTAGCACTGAATCCGCTAGATTGGAGGCTGCAGCGATCGGAGGTTCCGGGTGCGGGTACTTCTGAAGATGTGCTTCTTTCGAATGTACGGTGTACCGAGCATGACATCGACATAACTGAGTGTCGCGCGGAGCGAGCTTCGCGAGGGGATTTCGAGAATTCGTGCAATCATGAGAACGACGTTGGTGTAAGGTGCTACGAAGGAGCTTGGGCTGGTTTGCGATTTGGAGTGCTAGCGGAGCGTGCCGATCTTCAGTATGTGACGATCGAGAAAGCTGGTCTTTTCGATTATATGACCAACACGTTCAAGCCAGCACTTCAGATGGATTTTGCTCGACATAACCTAGATAGCATTCGAGTAGTGGAGAATCTTCAAGACGGATTGGGAGTAATTTATTCCGATATATTTGCTGGATCGTCGgtcaacaatattaaaaactcGGAATTTTCCGCTAACCGAGGCAATGGAATCAGCATTAAACAGCTAGGCCTCAAAGTGCACGGTAGTATTATTAAAGACAATCGAGGGTCCGGCATCACCCACGATTCCGTCGTATCGGCCATGGAGCAGCGAGAGATCACAAGTTGGTTTAATATGGTACctgatttcaacattgacgatTCAGATTACCGTCCAAATATGCTACCGCGTGACTCACAGAATATCGACATCGATCAATGGCAGATTAAACATATTATAACCCTTCCCGTGAACGACGAACCGGTTGAAAAGCTTGTAACTATCCGATGCCATCCAGGGTACGTCATCGGTATTCAACTACTGAACCCCATCGAAAATCGTTCTACAGAGAACATATGGATTTATGATTCTCTCGCTGGTAGCAGCACCTCggatatttggcaggtgaaacGTGACATTTCCGTTTTCCCACTCACAACAAGCAGTTACGGAGCGATCTTGCACTACAAAAGTGGACACAATGCTCTGGGAGGAGCGGTTCTAGTGCTGCGTTCTATACAGGCTCCCGTTCAGAACATCTACAACCGAATTGTCCGTGGGCCAGTACCCACACTTCAAATTACAGCAACAAAAATTCAGCGGAACTTCCGCGGATTCACCGGAACCTACTACAATCGGTATTTGGGCGAGAAAAGCGAGCTCTACCTGCGTAAAGCAAACGAATCGATAAAGCTGGTGAACTGTGAACTTAGCCATAATCGAGAGGAGGCGATTTTTATCAATTCGCCGTTCTGGGATGTTCACGAGAGTAACATTTCGGAGATAACGATACATGTGAACAATAGTATGATTCGTGATAATGGACGGGGAATAAGACAGTTCTCGAGGGATCTTCGGTCATCGAATAATTTATTCCACTACGTGCTGCAGGACACAACCGTTGAGAGTAATTCTTTCGGAGGGTTAGAGCTCAGCTTGCCGTACGTGTGGCAATATAACGAGAACTTTACCCATTCGGTGTTTCTAGGAAACGACACCTGGGTTAGGAACAGGCGTTTTGGTATAGTGATAGACGGACATTACGCCGCGGTTAATATTTCTTCGAACATCTTCATGGATAATGTTTGCGCTCACGGCTTGATTGGGCTGAAGGGAATGGAGAAGAAGTTGCGAATCGATAACAACCGGATCGTGAAAAATTCTGGCAAGTATTTGGTGGAATTTAGATCGGACAGTCAGAGCGAGATTCTTGGAGAAATTCCGgcgattttcgctttcaaccaCATTGAGGGCAATGAGAAGGTGATTTCCACTAGATCGGAAATGAGGAATTTTATTCGGGGGGATCGAGGCAATGCAAAGGATCCCACCTGTGTGATCGGATTTGGAGGTGTCCAGAAGGTTAAGATCTATAGAAATGTGATTTTTAATAATCAGCAGGATTACGATCTGATTGCTGGTATTAAATCGGCCAGGCTGAATAGTTTTGTTGATGTTCGGGAAAATTGGTGGGGATCTCAGGATGAGGAATACATTAGAGCTCGGATTTTCGACTTTGATGATTGGAATAACCACGCAGAGGCACAGTATAGGCCGTATCTGATCGAGGATAATATCTACGGAAGTGAATCGGTGACGATCTCGAGGAATAGAACGATCGACCTAAACAATTTGGGAGGACGAATAACGGAGGATATTTCGATATTCCGAAGGGAGCAACCTTATGTGATCAAAGCGGATATCACCATTATGCCGGGTGTTACAATGAATATTTACCCTGGAGTTGTTATGGAATTTGCTCCGAATGTGGGGATTCTCGCTTTGGGTACATTGATTGCTCGAGGCACTCGAGATGgagaaattttgatgaaacctaTTCAAGGCGCTTCGGAACAAATGAATCGCGTGGAAAGATCGATGGAAAATATGGTTAACTACGACTCGATTCGTCTGTGCACCAACAGAAACTGCTCGGGAAGTGATCAGGAGAATGAGAAAATTAGGGAAGGATTCTTGGAGTACTATAATCACACTACGCTACAGTGGATTCCTATCTGCGATCGGAGATTCACTGAGCGCAATGCCCAGGTTGTGTGTCGGGAGTTAGGTTATGATCCGTTGGATGTATTCATAGGTCATGATCGCAGAATCGAGTTTCATACGAATTCACTGACACGAATTTGGACCTGGGTAGAGCCAATGGAGTGCCATGGGGATGAGCTACGTTTGGAGGAGTGTCCAGAACGGTTGAACGGACAGTTGTATGGCAGGCGGCATGAGTGTCAATGGTtttcggattttgttttcattaGTTGCAATGGAGAGCCGGAAGAGAGAAACTACTGGGGTGGAGTGCGATTCGCCAACCCTGATTTTGAAGCTAGCTTGTACGAGCATAGAATACATGATGCCGTAACCCATTCGACATCGAAACGGTTGGAAAGTGTTATGGAGTTCGTTCGGATTGAACGGGCAGGAATGTTGCATGGGGAGAAGTCTCCTGCAGTGCAGACCATTGCAAAGAATCCGAGTATCAGCTTTGTGTCAATCCGGAACAGTGCTCATCACGCCGTGAATTTGGTCTCTCCTAGCGACACGATCCATTTGAACTTCCTGAATATCTACAGAGCTCTGGGACAAGGAATCAACGCCATTTCCTTAACTGGTGAAGGACGAGAGAGTGACGAATCTAGTTACAGTCCATTGAAGGATTTAGATCTTCCGTATAATTTGTTCTCGATGATTGATATTTGTGACACCAATAAGGAGATTACCCTCGAGGAGCGAGTTCTAGTGTACTACAAATACGACAACAATCCTGTAAATTGTGTCAAAATCTTCAAAAGTGCCTACCGCGTGAAACCACTCGGTTTCCGTCTGCTACAATCGAACTTATTCAATCACTCAAAGGAATACGGTCGCAGGGATATGATTCAACTGATGGATGGTGATATTTACAACATTTCAGCTAGAGTAATCGGAGTTGTCGATGCGGATTCTTCGAACCAGAGAAAGTTATTCAAAACAGATGAACCCGCGTTGAGTGTACGACTGATCGCCAGTGGAGCTCCATCCCGGCACGGGTTTATAGCTGAGGTTGTCACGCTGCCAATTTCTGCTATTGGTTTTA ATCGCGACGCTCAACATAATATATCCAATTCGGAGATACAGGAATGTGTTGGAGGTGGAGTGCATTACGTAACGGTTGGTGAAGTGTCACCGACTTTGACCATGGAACGGAATCGGTTCGTCCGAAACTGTCGTCAGCTGTACGGTAACTTCTCCTCATGTGAGGCTACTATAAGGGCTGATGTGCAGAACATGCAGTCGTTGTACTTCCGG AACAATCTAGTACAGGAGAATCAAGGAGGTCTGTCGATACGGGCAGATTCGCGTGGGTCGGCCACTTCATTGCGCGGTTGGATTCATAACAATTTGTTCGTGAGAAACCGCAACAGACCTGCGCTGTACGTCGAGGGGCGTCAATCGTCTCCGTACCAGGTGGTTACCGTACATAACAATTACATCACCCAGAACGAAGCAGCCTTCCGGGATGTGGTGGTGCTAAGGCAGGTCGTGTCCAACTTTAGCTTCAACTACGTGCACAGCAACAAGGGCGGACGAATCGTCGAGGTTTCCGGTTTCGATAGAGTACGGTTACCGATTTACCAAACCACCTCGCACAATGGATTTTATGA caacgTGGCGACTGATTGGAGCGGAAGAGCGACAATCGTGGCTGGAACGGCCGGGCAGCATTACGTGGATAACATTTTTGCGAATCCGGACAACGACTACGAAATGATTACCGTGAATCGTACCAT TACGCTGGACGTTTGGAAAACGAAGATCGATGCTAAACTGAACTACTGGAGTTACAACGAAACACTGGCCGTTGGTTCGCGGATTCGCGATCGTTTCGATGACCCTCAGCTGCTAGAGGTGCAGTACCTGCCGCTGCACATGAACAACGCAACCGTGCTGGACGGGAAGTGTCCTCCGGGCTGGACGCTGCTTATCGATACCTGCTATATGTACGTTGGAGCTCCGATGAGCTTCCGGGAGGCGCGAGACTTTTGCCGCTCGGATAATGCTTCACTGCCGTTCATTCACGGCGACATTAGCGCGCTGTGGTTCTTTTTGGAGCAACAATCCCGCTACTTGCGTTCGGCGGAAAAAGTGTGGATCCAGGATCCGAATTATATCGATCGGTGTACATCGTTTATTTACCGAAATGTTGAGGTCGAAGAATGCCACGAAAGACACGCGTTTCTTTGTGAAATAGATCCGAAG GTTCAAATTGATCCACTATTCTGGAAAGCTGATGCGGTCGCGGTCGCCATGTTAACGGCTTTAATTCTGGTGTTCGCGCTTCTGCTGTGCATCTGCTTCTGCTGGGTCTTTAAGTCGCGCTATCGTCAAACGCAACGGTTGCAACGTAGGAACAGCATACGACAGAGTATGCGTAGCTTGAATAGCATCGATCCACAGGGATCAATAAGGAGACGCAATTAT GTCGTCTCCCGCTCAACGGACACGCTCAAATCAGGCACAACCGGTACGACCGACTACAAAAAGATGGCCTCTAACGGATCGATAGAGTCTGTGGACAAGAGCGTCCTGAGCTCGGAAACCAACTATGACATGTACGACAAACACAACCAAGCGTACAACAACGAATACACCGAGCAGTTGAAAAGTCAGTTGGGTTACAGCGATGGAACAGCAAACGGCGGACCGGATTTTATGCAGCATTCGAACAGTAATAGTCCCAGCCGGACAAAAGTGTACGGACTGCCAGAGTATAGCTCCCAAGGTAGCACTGCGTTTGAATTAGCATTCCGTAACGAGGGCTTCCGAGATACCTCGACCACTTATTCCGGTGTAACGCGAAACAACTCGATTAGTACGGTCATCAATGAAGATACTCCCATTATTCATCATCCGGGAGATAGCGATGATACCGGCTCTGACTTCTATGGCAATTCCAGCACACTTCCAATCCGCGTTAAAGGTGATAACTTATCGTTCCTGAACGAACTTAAAAATCGCCTGCCAGAGTATGCTCCACTGCCGCCAAGTAATGGCCACAGTAGCTTCCTGCCATTATCACCCGAATCGCCGGTGAATGGATCAAAGCAAAGTTCAAGTACACTGCCATACGATCCTAAAAACGATCGTCCAAATTTCAACCCTCCCCACGAATACCAGCAGCCGTCGATTCAAGTGCGTCCAAGACCGACCGCTTTCGAACAACCACCTCCGAGCAGTGATgccagagaaattcgtcgaccgGAGTCCTACATGAAGGCGGTGAAAAAGTACGCTACTCCGGGCAAAGAGCGGGAATCAATCATTCCACCGCCACGTGTTGATAGCAACGGCAGCCGGCGACCGCGGACTGTTTACGAAGCATCCAGCGAAccccagcagcaacagcagcagcggtCTCAGCCACCGCCAATTCCTGCTTCGCCTCCGAGGACCAGCTACGCCAGGTCCAAATCGGAAGCTTTGCTGGAAACAAACTTTGACGAAGCGCTACCGCCTATGCCGAGTATGCTCACCTCGGACAGTCGCAGCTATTCACAACCTCTCGAAACTGCAATGTAA